In one Limosilactobacillus oris genomic region, the following are encoded:
- the yhbY gene encoding ribosome assembly RNA-binding protein YhbY, giving the protein MQLRGKQKRFLRAQANHLQPLFAVGKEGLSDNWLAQLDGALDRRELIKVNILQNADVTTDEVKTFIEDQTDIQVVQTIGRVLVLFKVSSKENLRQLSDQVARI; this is encoded by the coding sequence ATGCAATTACGAGGAAAACAAAAGCGTTTCTTACGGGCGCAGGCCAACCACCTGCAGCCGCTTTTCGCGGTCGGGAAGGAAGGCCTTAGTGATAACTGGCTGGCCCAGTTAGACGGGGCCTTGGACCGGCGCGAGCTGATCAAGGTCAATATTTTGCAAAACGCGGATGTGACTACTGATGAGGTCAAGACCTTTATTGAGGACCAGACCGACATCCAAGTGGTGCAGACGATTGGTCGGGTGTTGGTGCTCTTTAAGGTTTCTTCAAAGGAAAACCTGCGCCAGCTGTCAGACCAAGTTGCCCGAATTTA
- the yqeH gene encoding ribosome biogenesis GTPase YqeH, translating to MTEQNEELRCIGCGAVIQSTDPAALGYTPASAVKRGLANDELYCQRCFRLRHYNEIAPVSLTDDDFLRLLGQIRDANALIVYVVDIFDFNGSLIPGLHRFVGDNPVLLVGNKEDLLPRSLRRPKLCDWIRQQANQAGIRPVDTVLVSAKKNHEIDELLATIEKYRHDRDVYVVGVTNVGKSTLINQIIKQRTGVQDLITTSRFPGTTLDEIEIPLDDGHKLVDTPGIIHPHQMAHVLSAKDLKIVAPQKEIKPRTYQLNPGQTIFIGGVARFDFETGPHSGFVTYFDNNLTLHRTKLSNADSFYEKHRGGLLTPPTAEELNDFPPLVREEFHVNEKSDVVFEGLGWVTVPAGVTVAAWVPKGVAALVRKAMI from the coding sequence ATGACTGAGCAAAATGAAGAATTACGTTGCATTGGCTGTGGGGCAGTAATCCAGTCGACGGATCCCGCGGCGCTCGGCTATACGCCGGCCTCAGCGGTCAAAAGAGGGTTGGCCAATGACGAGTTGTACTGCCAGCGCTGCTTCCGCCTCCGCCACTATAACGAAATTGCCCCGGTATCACTGACCGATGATGACTTTTTGCGCTTGCTCGGTCAGATTCGGGACGCCAATGCCCTGATTGTCTACGTGGTGGATATCTTTGACTTTAACGGCAGCCTGATCCCGGGCCTCCACCGCTTTGTTGGTGACAACCCGGTTCTGCTAGTGGGCAACAAGGAGGACCTCCTGCCCCGTTCCCTGCGTCGGCCGAAACTCTGTGATTGGATCCGGCAGCAGGCCAACCAGGCTGGTATCCGGCCGGTTGACACGGTGCTCGTTTCCGCCAAGAAGAACCACGAGATTGATGAGCTGCTAGCGACGATTGAAAAGTACCGCCACGACCGGGATGTCTACGTGGTTGGGGTCACCAACGTGGGCAAGTCGACCCTGATCAACCAGATTATCAAGCAGCGGACTGGCGTTCAGGACCTGATTACAACTTCCCGTTTTCCCGGGACGACTCTCGATGAAATTGAAATTCCGCTGGACGACGGTCATAAACTGGTCGACACGCCGGGAATTATCCATCCCCACCAGATGGCCCACGTCCTTTCTGCAAAGGACCTCAAGATCGTGGCACCGCAAAAGGAAATCAAGCCCCGGACCTACCAGCTGAATCCCGGGCAGACCATCTTTATCGGCGGGGTAGCACGCTTTGACTTTGAAACGGGTCCTCATTCCGGCTTTGTTACTTACTTTGACAATAATCTGACGCTTCACCGGACCAAGTTAAGCAATGCCGACAGCTTTTACGAAAAGCACCGGGGCGGCTTGCTGACCCCGCCGACAGCGGAGGAGCTAAACGACTTTCCACCGCTGGTTCGTGAGGAATTCCACGTTAACGAGAAGAGTGACGTCGTCTTTGAAGGCCTTGGCTGGGTTACTGTTCCAGCCGGAGTGACGGTCGCGGCCTGGGTACCAAAGGGTGTCGCGGCATTAGTGCGCAAAGCAATGATTTAA
- a CDS encoding YqeG family HAD IIIA-type phosphatase — MLDKFKPTWMVNSIYAVSPAQLKERGIRAVFSDLDNTLIAWNNPDGTPELREWMTTLQEAGIPLIVISNNSKDRVAKATANLDLPFVSRSLKPLSFGINRARTKLGLKKSEVVMVGDQLMTDMVAANEAEVRSILVKPLLNTDKWDTRINRFFERIVWRELRKKYPQLQWQEDLND; from the coding sequence TTGCTAGATAAATTTAAACCTACCTGGATGGTCAACAGTATTTACGCGGTTTCTCCCGCCCAGCTGAAGGAGCGGGGAATCCGGGCGGTGTTTAGTGACCTGGATAATACGCTGATTGCGTGGAATAACCCTGATGGTACGCCAGAGCTGCGGGAGTGGATGACCACGCTGCAGGAAGCCGGGATTCCGTTAATCGTAATTTCAAATAATAGCAAGGACCGGGTTGCCAAGGCTACGGCGAACCTCGATCTGCCTTTCGTTTCCCGGTCACTGAAGCCGCTGAGCTTTGGCATTAACCGGGCGCGAACGAAACTGGGCCTAAAGAAAAGTGAAGTGGTGATGGTCGGGGACCAGTTGATGACCGACATGGTCGCGGCAAACGAGGCCGAGGTACGGAGTATTTTGGTCAAGCCCCTCCTGAATACGGATAAGTGGGACACCCGAATCAACCGCTTCTTTGAACGAATTGTTTGGCGTGAATTAAGGAAAAAGTATCCGCAACTACAATGGCAGGAGGATTTGAATGACTGA
- the rplT gene encoding 50S ribosomal protein L20 has product MRVKGGTVTRARRKRVMKLAKGYRGAKSRLFKTAKDQVMKSYVYAFRDRKVNKRKFRELWIARINAAARMNNISYSKLMHGLKLANIDINRKMLADLAVNDPKAFAAIADQAKQALN; this is encoded by the coding sequence ATGCGAGTTAAAGGTGGAACTGTTACGCGTGCTCGTCGGAAGCGCGTTATGAAGTTAGCAAAAGGATACCGTGGTGCTAAGTCTCGTTTATTCAAGACTGCTAAGGACCAAGTAATGAAGAGTTACGTTTACGCTTTCCGTGATCGGAAGGTCAACAAGCGTAAGTTCCGTGAACTCTGGATTGCCCGGATCAACGCTGCTGCCCGGATGAACAACATCAGTTACAGCAAGTTGATGCACGGCTTGAAGCTGGCTAACATCGACATCAACCGGAAGATGCTGGCTGACTTGGCGGTTAACGATCCAAAGGCCTTCGCTGCCATCGCTGACCAAGCTAAGCAAGCATTAAACTAA
- the rpmI gene encoding 50S ribosomal protein L35 codes for MPKMKTNRAAAKRFKRTANGGFKSGNSFTSHRFHGKTKKQRRQLRGLSMMDKSNVKRYKKLLPFK; via the coding sequence ATGCCAAAGATGAAGACTAACCGCGCTGCTGCTAAGCGTTTCAAGCGTACTGCAAATGGTGGATTTAAGAGTGGTAACTCATTTACGAGCCACCGTTTTCACGGTAAGACTAAGAAGCAACGTCGTCAATTACGTGGCTTGAGCATGATGGACAAGTCCAACGTAAAGCGTTACAAGAAGTTATTACCATTTAAGTAA
- the infC gene encoding translation initiation factor IF-3, which produces MIVNNGIRAREVRLIGQDGEQLGIKSKREALQLAEDANLDLVLVAPKARPAVARIMDYGKYRFEMQKKEREARKKQKTVTVKEIRLSPSIDTNDFNVKLKRVRKFIEKGDKVRVSLRFRGRAITHKDIGRDMIERMAEETSDIATVVQRPKMEGRSIFLTLAPAADKAKK; this is translated from the coding sequence ATGATTGTCAATAACGGTATTCGTGCACGCGAAGTGCGGCTGATCGGCCAGGATGGCGAACAATTAGGGATCAAGTCAAAGCGTGAAGCGCTGCAATTAGCAGAAGATGCCAACCTTGATTTGGTGCTGGTTGCACCAAAGGCTCGTCCAGCTGTTGCCCGCATCATGGATTACGGTAAGTACCGTTTTGAGATGCAAAAGAAAGAGCGGGAAGCTCGGAAGAAACAGAAGACAGTGACGGTCAAGGAAATTCGCCTGAGCCCCTCAATCGACACGAACGACTTCAACGTTAAGCTGAAGCGGGTTCGCAAGTTCATTGAGAAGGGTGACAAGGTCCGGGTTTCACTCCGTTTCCGGGGTCGTGCCATCACGCACAAGGATATCGGTCGTGACATGATTGAACGGATGGCTGAAGAAACTTCAGACATTGCTACTGTTGTCCAACGTCCAAAGATGGAGGGGCGGAGTATTTTCTTAACTCTGGCTCCAGCTGCTGATAAAGCAAAGAAATAG
- the dnaI gene encoding primosomal protein DnaI, translated as MKSLNETLQGLMKNQNVTASVDQLMKRVLADPDVQAFLQDNQERISREMVQSGQSKLYEFYHEKQLAKKGETTVAPGYSPQLVLNSGQIDVTYVPTQQLLEKERQRHIQRLVRSINMPKFIQNASLDNFYIDEQHQTATRMAALKAAINFTDHYSADHFMPGLYLYGNFGVGKTYLLGAIANELAKQKGVATTMLHFPSFAVEMRNSIKKNNTSEKLEAVKKAPVLMLDDIGADAMSKWVRDDVLGIILEYRMQEELPTFFSSNFSMDELEKNHLAIDTQGDHEPLKAQRIMERVKFLSRELPMTGDNLRSKG; from the coding sequence ATGAAGTCGTTAAATGAAACCCTCCAAGGGCTAATGAAAAATCAAAACGTGACTGCCAGTGTCGACCAGCTGATGAAGCGAGTACTAGCCGATCCGGATGTCCAGGCCTTTTTGCAGGACAATCAGGAGCGGATTTCCCGGGAGATGGTCCAAAGCGGGCAATCCAAGCTGTATGAGTTTTACCATGAAAAACAGCTGGCGAAGAAGGGAGAAACCACGGTGGCTCCAGGCTATTCGCCGCAGCTAGTGCTGAACTCCGGGCAAATAGATGTCACCTATGTGCCCACCCAGCAACTGCTGGAAAAGGAACGGCAGCGGCACATTCAGCGGCTCGTCCGCTCAATCAACATGCCAAAGTTTATCCAGAACGCTTCATTGGATAACTTCTACATTGACGAGCAGCACCAGACCGCGACCCGGATGGCAGCCCTAAAAGCGGCCATCAACTTTACCGACCACTATTCCGCGGACCACTTCATGCCCGGGCTTTACCTTTATGGGAATTTTGGAGTTGGCAAGACCTACCTCCTAGGAGCAATCGCCAACGAGCTGGCAAAGCAAAAGGGTGTGGCGACGACGATGCTGCACTTCCCGAGTTTTGCCGTTGAGATGCGCAACTCGATTAAGAAGAACAATACCAGCGAGAAGCTGGAAGCAGTCAAGAAAGCACCGGTCCTGATGCTGGACGACATCGGTGCCGACGCGATGAGCAAGTGGGTTCGTGACGACGTCTTGGGAATTATCCTGGAGTACCGGATGCAGGAAGAGCTCCCGACCTTCTTTAGTTCTAACTTCTCCATGGATGAACTGGAAAAGAACCACTTGGCGATTGACACCCAGGGTGACCATGAACCCTTGAAGGCCCAGCGAATCATGGAACGGGTCAAGTTCCTGTCCCGGGAATTGCCGATGACGGGAGATAATTTGCGTTCTAAGGGATAA
- a CDS encoding DnaD domain protein, whose protein sequence is MAKQEDQFAPQAAFLVTAAGDFVNFNATTLARFYQPVVGPTAFSLFYALHSQLLERPTLADRRLQAVLIRQMNAGAEQITHALHRLEAVGLVRTFAGNDEQGDFYVYQLQPTLSPAAFIEDDLLSVLLLEAVGSAAFAHLAKWARRYELTSRPQLREVSHRFLDEFHVAAESVITAPVPVKEARQQFSVETARPSLAASDFDWPTLFQLLANQPLVKKDLDAHRQLIEVEHQLYGIDVPTMKDLILKAVNLADNHFDAAKFKRVVAAAYRPTGSSTGSSTGANQPAKKDQGLTAKDQQLLKSVTGYAPVDFLQGLKEQTGGFVTASERHILTHLLADVKLSPEVINVLSWYVIAELDNDLLKANFVDAIANSWVKAGVHDGASALLQLKNFNQQRAAGQSKGRPRQRKNYRGRPQIEEQMPEWTKTSQAERTKKASQAEVQEVQALLAKRKQK, encoded by the coding sequence ATGGCTAAGCAGGAGGACCAGTTTGCACCACAGGCAGCCTTCCTCGTGACGGCGGCCGGCGACTTTGTGAACTTTAATGCCACGACCCTGGCCCGTTTTTACCAGCCGGTGGTGGGGCCAACCGCCTTTAGCCTGTTCTATGCCCTGCATAGTCAGCTGTTGGAACGGCCAACTCTGGCTGACCGGCGCCTGCAAGCTGTCCTTATTCGACAGATGAACGCGGGGGCGGAGCAGATTACCCACGCCCTTCACCGTTTGGAAGCAGTGGGACTGGTAAGAACCTTCGCCGGGAATGATGAGCAGGGGGACTTTTACGTTTACCAGCTCCAGCCGACCCTTTCCCCTGCCGCCTTTATTGAAGATGACCTGCTGAGCGTCCTCCTCCTTGAGGCGGTGGGGAGCGCTGCCTTTGCTCACCTGGCGAAGTGGGCTCGGCGTTACGAGTTGACCTCGCGGCCCCAGCTAAGGGAAGTCAGCCATCGCTTCTTGGATGAATTCCATGTTGCCGCGGAGTCAGTTATCACGGCACCAGTACCCGTCAAAGAAGCACGGCAGCAGTTCAGCGTGGAGACCGCTCGCCCGTCACTCGCAGCTAGTGATTTTGACTGGCCGACCCTTTTTCAGCTCCTCGCTAACCAGCCGCTTGTCAAAAAGGATCTGGACGCCCACCGGCAGTTAATCGAGGTCGAACACCAGCTGTACGGCATTGACGTCCCAACGATGAAGGACCTGATCCTGAAGGCGGTCAACCTGGCTGATAATCATTTTGACGCGGCGAAGTTTAAACGGGTCGTTGCCGCGGCCTACCGGCCTACCGGCAGTTCAACTGGCAGCTCGACGGGGGCCAACCAGCCGGCCAAGAAGGACCAGGGATTGACTGCTAAGGACCAGCAGCTGTTAAAGAGCGTGACCGGGTATGCCCCGGTGGACTTCCTCCAGGGGCTTAAAGAACAGACCGGGGGCTTTGTAACCGCCAGCGAGCGGCATATCCTGACCCACCTGTTGGCGGACGTCAAACTTAGCCCGGAAGTCATCAACGTCCTTTCCTGGTACGTGATTGCTGAATTGGATAATGACCTTTTGAAGGCTAACTTTGTTGACGCGATTGCCAATAGTTGGGTCAAAGCGGGGGTCCATGATGGGGCCAGTGCCTTACTCCAGCTCAAGAACTTTAACCAGCAACGGGCGGCTGGTCAGTCAAAGGGGCGGCCCCGCCAGCGGAAAAATTACCGGGGCCGGCCACAGATTGAAGAGCAGATGCCGGAATGGACCAAGACTAGTCAGGCGGAGCGCACCAAGAAAGCGTCGCAGGCAGAGGTTCAAGAGGTTCAGGCCCTGCTGGCTAAACGAAAGCAGAAATAG
- the nrdR gene encoding transcriptional regulator NrdR: MKCPHCHQNGSRVVDSRPSEDGSFIRRRRECVHCGFRFTTFERYEETPLLVVKKDGTRQEFSRQKILNGIVRSAEKRPVSMERLTKLTDKVEKKVRSLGENEVSSQLIGKYVMNELKDVDEVAYIRFASVYRQFKDVDAFMSELETMVKTEHKSND; this comes from the coding sequence ATGAAGTGTCCACATTGTCACCAGAATGGTTCACGGGTCGTTGACAGTCGGCCGAGTGAAGATGGCAGCTTTATACGCCGGCGACGGGAGTGTGTGCATTGCGGCTTCCGCTTTACCACGTTTGAACGCTATGAAGAGACCCCGCTGTTAGTTGTGAAGAAGGACGGGACCCGGCAAGAATTCAGCCGGCAAAAGATTCTTAATGGGATTGTCCGGTCCGCCGAGAAAAGGCCGGTCAGTATGGAGCGCCTCACCAAGCTGACGGATAAGGTCGAGAAGAAGGTGCGGAGCCTGGGCGAAAATGAAGTTTCCAGTCAGCTGATCGGCAAGTACGTGATGAACGAACTAAAGGACGTCGATGAGGTGGCCTACATTCGTTTTGCCAGTGTTTACCGCCAGTTTAAGGACGTTGACGCCTTTATGAGCGAACTGGAAACCATGGTGAAGACGGAGCACAAAAGTAATGATTAG
- the coaE gene encoding dephospho-CoA kinase (Dephospho-CoA kinase (CoaE) performs the final step in coenzyme A biosynthesis.), with protein sequence MTQVVGLTGGIASGKSTVSGLLGQVGFPIIDADLVAHRLQQPGQPGFERLVERFGRSIVTMDGSLDRQRLGQFVFNNQDARNQLNQVMQPLIRETIMGQLTGFTKAAVPVVILDVPLLFEQGYDEDCDLVVVVTVDKATQLARLMKRDGLSQAAAQARVAAQMPLNEKAARADIVIDNNGDDNHLRQQVAQLVKRLN encoded by the coding sequence ATGACACAAGTAGTGGGATTAACCGGCGGGATTGCCAGCGGTAAGTCGACCGTCAGCGGGCTGCTGGGTCAAGTTGGCTTTCCAATCATCGATGCTGACCTGGTTGCCCACCGCCTCCAGCAGCCTGGTCAACCAGGTTTTGAACGTCTGGTAGAGCGGTTTGGCCGGTCAATCGTGACCATGGATGGTAGCCTTGACCGCCAGCGGCTCGGCCAGTTCGTCTTTAATAACCAGGATGCTCGCAACCAGCTGAACCAAGTAATGCAGCCCCTGATTCGGGAAACCATTATGGGCCAGCTCACGGGTTTCACGAAGGCTGCTGTCCCGGTCGTCATTTTAGACGTGCCACTGCTGTTTGAGCAGGGTTACGACGAGGATTGCGACCTAGTCGTGGTGGTGACCGTCGATAAGGCGACCCAGCTCGCACGCCTGATGAAGCGGGATGGCCTATCCCAAGCGGCAGCGCAAGCCAGGGTAGCGGCTCAAATGCCGTTAAATGAGAAGGCCGCGCGGGCGGACATCGTGATTGATAACAACGGAGACGATAATCACTTGCGGCAGCAGGTGGCCCAGCTTGTTAAACGATTAAACTAG
- the mutM gene encoding DNA-formamidopyrimidine glycosylase → MPELPEVETVRRGLLKIAKGRKINAIDVYYGKTITNDVEDFRQALIGQTIEDVDRRGKYLLFRFSNNLTMVSHLRMEGKYYNQPIGGPIDKHTHVVFQFTDGTELCYHDTRKFGRMTLVKTGDEKTVGGLKTLGPEPTAADFKLAFFQDELGRSRGKIKPFLLNQRHVAGLGNIYVDEVLWMSKINPEQPANSLTPDQAAVLHDNIIKELAVATKYKGTTVHSFTNAFGDAGGFQERLNAYGRGGEKCPRCGAKMVKIKVAQRGTTFCPRCQPLVED, encoded by the coding sequence ATGCCAGAATTACCTGAAGTTGAGACGGTCCGGCGGGGACTTTTAAAAATCGCCAAGGGCCGCAAAATTAACGCAATTGATGTTTACTACGGCAAAACGATTACTAATGACGTGGAAGACTTTCGCCAGGCCCTGATTGGGCAGACGATTGAAGACGTTGACCGGCGGGGAAAGTATCTGCTGTTCCGCTTTAGTAATAATCTAACGATGGTGTCCCATTTACGGATGGAAGGGAAGTATTATAACCAGCCGATTGGGGGACCGATCGACAAGCACACCCACGTTGTTTTTCAATTTACAGACGGCACCGAGCTGTGCTACCACGATACCCGTAAGTTTGGCCGGATGACCCTGGTCAAGACGGGAGATGAGAAGACAGTCGGCGGCTTGAAAACCTTAGGACCTGAACCGACCGCCGCTGATTTTAAGCTGGCCTTTTTCCAGGATGAGCTGGGCAGGAGCAGGGGCAAGATCAAGCCATTCCTGCTGAACCAACGGCACGTCGCTGGTCTCGGCAACATCTACGTCGATGAGGTCCTCTGGATGTCCAAGATCAACCCAGAACAGCCGGCCAACAGCCTTACCCCTGACCAGGCTGCAGTCCTGCATGACAACATCATTAAGGAATTAGCGGTCGCAACTAAGTATAAGGGGACGACTGTGCACAGTTTTACCAATGCCTTTGGTGATGCTGGGGGCTTCCAGGAGCGGTTGAACGCCTATGGGCGGGGCGGCGAGAAATGTCCCCGGTGCGGTGCCAAGATGGTCAAAATCAAGGTGGCCCAGCGGGGAACGACTTTCTGTCCGCGTTGTCAGCCGTTAGTGGAGGATTAA
- the polA gene encoding DNA polymerase I: MAKQLLLIDGNSIVFRAFFAMHNQIDKFTNKDGLHTAAIYGFKLMLDHVLDKFHPDAALVAFDAGKVTFRTKMYDDYKGGRNKTPDELTEQFPYVRELVEACGLHSYELKNYEADDIIGTLAKEGDEAGYETLIVTGDRDLTQLASDHTTVAVTHKGVTDTEHYTPAHVEEKLGITPRQIIDMKALMGDSSDNYPGVTKIGEKTAIKLVKQFGSVENLYDHIDDLKKSKMKEHLVEDEEIARQCKTLATILQDAPLEISLDDIAYRGEQTEKLVAFYQQMGFKSFLAKMDLAPEEGADDSAPVKYTELTADNLAAVDQLKGELSFYLEMPDANYHTSPFAGFVIGDGTTWLVSRDAELLKQDRLKKLLESPAVAKNVFNAKAQIVGLHRLGIDLRNVDFDLLLASYLLNTNDNSNDLGQVALEHDYHEVATDEEVYGKGAKRAIPDDDQTFYTHLAQKARAINDLRDSLFKKLDDNQQTPLYTEIEVPLTRVLAAMEITGIKVNAQTLKDMGSKLTERLADIEDQIYAAAGEEFNINSTKQLGHILFEKLKLPVIKKTKTGYSTAVDVLEKLADQAPIVEDILQYRQIAKLQSTYITGLLKVIHSSDQKIHTRYLQTLTQTGRLSSVDPNLQNIPIRLPEGRLIRKAFVPSHEGWQIFSSDYSQVELRVLAHITSDKNLQEDFKNGEDIHASTARRIFHLPADAEIDRNMRRRAKAVNFGIVYGISDYGLAQRIHVSRSQAHEFIQNYFKEFPGVKKYIDDTIAFAREHGYVETITHRRRYLPDIHAKSFSRRSFAERTAMNTPIQGSAADIIKIAMIRMKEEIKQRQLQARMLLQIHDELVFEAPAEEIPVLQKLVPQVMDSAVQLNVPLKVESKIGDTWYDLK, translated from the coding sequence ATGGCAAAACAATTATTGCTAATCGATGGAAACAGCATTGTCTTTCGGGCATTTTTTGCGATGCACAACCAAATTGACAAGTTTACCAATAAGGATGGTCTGCATACGGCAGCTATTTATGGCTTTAAGCTGATGCTGGACCACGTCTTGGATAAGTTTCACCCGGACGCTGCCCTGGTAGCTTTCGATGCCGGAAAGGTCACTTTTCGGACGAAAATGTACGATGACTACAAGGGCGGTCGGAACAAGACCCCGGACGAGCTGACGGAGCAGTTTCCCTACGTTCGCGAACTGGTGGAAGCGTGCGGTCTCCACAGTTACGAACTAAAGAATTACGAGGCCGACGACATTATCGGGACCCTGGCGAAGGAGGGGGACGAAGCGGGCTATGAAACCCTGATCGTTACTGGGGACCGCGATCTGACCCAGCTGGCCAGCGACCACACCACGGTCGCCGTTACCCATAAGGGGGTCACCGACACCGAGCACTACACTCCGGCCCACGTAGAAGAAAAACTCGGCATTACGCCGCGGCAAATTATCGACATGAAAGCGCTGATGGGCGATAGCTCGGATAATTATCCCGGAGTCACCAAGATCGGTGAAAAGACGGCCATCAAGCTGGTCAAGCAGTTTGGCTCCGTTGAAAACCTCTACGACCACATTGATGACCTTAAAAAGAGCAAGATGAAGGAACACCTGGTCGAAGACGAAGAGATTGCGCGGCAGTGCAAGACCCTGGCAACCATCCTCCAGGACGCACCGCTGGAAATTAGCTTAGACGACATCGCCTACCGGGGCGAGCAGACGGAGAAACTGGTGGCGTTCTACCAGCAGATGGGCTTTAAGTCCTTCCTCGCGAAGATGGACTTGGCCCCCGAAGAAGGGGCGGATGATAGCGCGCCGGTGAAGTATACGGAACTAACCGCGGATAACCTGGCGGCAGTCGACCAGCTCAAGGGTGAACTGAGTTTCTACCTCGAAATGCCGGACGCTAACTACCACACCTCTCCCTTTGCCGGCTTTGTAATCGGTGATGGCACGACCTGGCTGGTCAGTCGCGACGCAGAACTCTTAAAACAGGACCGGCTCAAAAAGCTGTTGGAGTCACCAGCGGTAGCGAAGAATGTCTTTAACGCTAAGGCCCAGATTGTCGGCTTACACCGGCTGGGGATTGACTTGCGGAACGTTGATTTTGACCTCCTACTGGCTTCCTACCTGCTGAACACAAACGACAACAGCAATGACCTTGGGCAGGTCGCCCTGGAGCACGATTATCATGAGGTCGCTACTGACGAGGAGGTCTATGGTAAGGGGGCTAAGCGGGCCATCCCTGACGATGACCAGACCTTCTATACCCACCTGGCACAAAAAGCCCGGGCGATTAACGACCTGCGGGACTCGCTGTTTAAGAAACTTGACGATAACCAGCAGACGCCGCTTTATACGGAAATCGAAGTGCCGCTGACCCGGGTCTTAGCGGCGATGGAAATCACCGGGATCAAGGTTAATGCCCAGACACTCAAAGATATGGGCAGCAAGCTGACCGAGCGCTTAGCCGACATTGAAGACCAGATCTACGCGGCCGCTGGCGAGGAATTTAATATCAATTCTACTAAGCAGCTGGGGCACATCCTCTTTGAAAAGCTGAAACTGCCGGTCATCAAGAAGACTAAGACCGGGTACTCGACCGCGGTGGATGTGCTGGAGAAGCTGGCTGACCAGGCGCCAATCGTGGAGGACATCCTCCAGTACCGCCAAATCGCCAAGCTCCAGTCGACTTACATCACCGGCCTGCTGAAGGTCATCCATTCTAGCGACCAGAAGATTCACACCCGGTACCTGCAAACCCTAACGCAGACGGGCCGTCTGTCCTCCGTGGATCCTAACCTGCAAAACATCCCGATTCGCCTGCCGGAAGGCCGCTTGATACGGAAGGCCTTTGTACCGAGCCATGAGGGCTGGCAGATTTTTTCATCTGACTATTCCCAAGTGGAACTGCGGGTACTGGCCCACATCACCAGTGATAAGAATCTCCAGGAGGACTTTAAGAACGGGGAGGACATTCACGCCAGCACGGCCCGGCGGATTTTCCATCTGCCGGCCGATGCTGAAATTGACCGCAATATGCGACGGCGAGCCAAGGCGGTTAACTTCGGGATCGTTTATGGAATCAGTGACTACGGGCTGGCCCAGCGAATTCACGTTAGCCGTTCCCAGGCCCACGAGTTTATCCAGAATTACTTTAAGGAGTTCCCGGGCGTAAAGAAGTATATTGATGATACGATTGCCTTTGCCCGTGAGCACGGCTATGTCGAAACCATTACCCACCGTCGTCGTTACCTGCCGGATATTCATGCAAAGAGTTTTAGCCGGCGGTCCTTTGCTGAGCGGACGGCGATGAACACCCCTATCCAGGGGAGCGCGGCGGATATCATTAAAATTGCAATGATTAGGATGAAGGAAGAAATCAAGCAGCGTCAACTCCAAGCCCGGATGCTTTTGCAAATCCATGACGAACTGGTTTTTGAAGCACCGGCGGAAGAAATCCCGGTCCTCCAGAAGCTGGTTCCCCAGGTCATGGACTCCGCGGTTCAATTAAACGTGCCGCTGAAAGTTGAGAGCAAGATTGGCGATACTTGGTACGACTTGAAATAG